The window CAGTAAGTTCATTAATGATTATAGGTTGAAAGTCGGTGTTTGCCGATAACAGTCGTATGCCCTGTAATTTATCTATATGCAGTATCTTAGCATTAAATTCTCCATCAATTGCACATAGCACCAAATCCCGGTGTTCAGGTTTCAGGCTTTTATCAATTACGGCTATATCACCGGGGTAAATCAGTAGGTCTTTTAGTGAATGCCCGGTGACCCTGCCTAAAAATGTACTGGCTGCGTTAGCTATACATATATCATCTAATGATAGACATTCCTCTAAGTAGTCATCTGCCGGGGAGG is drawn from Mucilaginibacter ginsenosidivorax and contains these coding sequences:
- a CDS encoding LexA family protein, translated to MKSVADIQVYRFKKSDNELPLFLSQIRCGFPSPADDYLEECLSLDDICIANAASTFLGRVTGHSLKDLLIYPGDIAVIDKSLKPEHRDLVLCAIDGEFNAKILHIDKLQGIRLLSANTDFQPIIINELTDFRVWGVITYIIQNIKSRSDGWHY